A single window of Halobacillus naozhouensis DNA harbors:
- a CDS encoding ABC-F family ATP-binding cassette domain-containing protein produces MSILSVEQLSKSYGDKQLFADVSFTISNQQRIGLIGVNGTGKSTLLKSIAGIESADTGTTHHAKDFTVEYLPQDPELDVDKTVLEQIYYGDSEIMVTIRGYERVLQRLQDNPEDQHVQNQLLTFQQRMDETGAWEANTRAKTILTKLGIVDFDKSIQELSGGQRKRVALAKALIQPADLLLLDEPTNHLDNQTIEWLEEYLSQYKGSLMVVTHDRYFLNRVTNLIYELDNGTLYTYEGNYQTFLEKKAEREERERQAEQKHQNTLRRELAWLKRGAKARSTKQKARKQRVEAMQEQSFNTEKQDVDMAIGSTRLGKQVIELKDISHSFAEKRIINHFNYLVVPEERLGIIGPNGSGKTTLLNIMAKRVKPDHGELTIGSTVKIGYYTQDHEEMDESVKVIEYIKEVAEVISTADGEQITAEQMLERFLFPRPQQWTYIKRLSGGERRRLYLLRVLMSEPNVLFLDEPTNDLDTETLSVLEGYLEQFPGVVITVSHDRYFLDRIVDKLLVFEGEGVIESFYGNYSELIERRQLLKKEETKQDKSESSEQEQTRRSNRKRKLSYREKQEWETIEDDITAIEEEIEDTDRKIAEAASDYNKVEELFQTKQDLEDKLETKMNRWEELSLIVEEAEE; encoded by the coding sequence ATGAGCATTTTATCTGTTGAGCAATTAAGTAAGAGTTATGGAGATAAACAGCTGTTTGCCGATGTATCGTTCACCATTTCGAACCAGCAGCGCATTGGTTTAATTGGTGTCAACGGTACAGGGAAATCTACGCTGCTAAAGTCGATCGCAGGGATAGAATCGGCTGATACAGGGACGACACATCATGCAAAAGATTTTACGGTGGAATATTTGCCTCAGGATCCAGAATTGGATGTAGACAAAACAGTGTTAGAGCAAATCTATTACGGTGACTCTGAGATCATGGTTACGATTAGGGGATATGAGCGCGTTTTGCAGCGCCTTCAAGACAACCCTGAAGATCAACATGTTCAGAATCAGTTATTAACCTTTCAGCAGCGTATGGATGAGACAGGAGCATGGGAAGCCAATACCAGGGCGAAAACAATTTTGACAAAGCTTGGGATTGTTGACTTTGATAAATCGATCCAGGAGCTTTCTGGTGGTCAGCGTAAAAGAGTAGCTTTGGCTAAGGCATTAATTCAGCCGGCTGACCTTTTGCTGCTTGATGAACCAACGAACCATTTAGATAATCAGACGATTGAATGGCTCGAGGAATACCTGTCTCAATATAAAGGTTCTTTAATGGTTGTCACCCACGACCGTTATTTCTTAAATCGAGTAACGAATCTTATCTATGAGCTCGACAATGGCACATTGTACACCTACGAGGGTAATTATCAAACATTCCTTGAGAAAAAGGCAGAGCGTGAAGAAAGAGAGCGTCAAGCAGAACAAAAGCATCAAAACACGTTAAGAAGAGAACTTGCCTGGTTAAAGCGAGGGGCTAAAGCCCGTTCAACGAAGCAGAAGGCCAGGAAACAGCGTGTGGAAGCTATGCAAGAGCAAAGTTTTAATACGGAGAAACAGGATGTTGATATGGCCATTGGCTCGACTCGGCTTGGAAAACAGGTGATCGAGTTAAAAGACATCTCCCATTCTTTCGCGGAAAAGCGAATCATTAATCACTTCAATTATTTAGTGGTTCCCGAAGAGAGGCTCGGTATTATTGGCCCGAATGGATCAGGAAAAACAACCTTATTAAATATTATGGCAAAGCGAGTCAAACCTGATCATGGGGAATTGACAATTGGTTCTACAGTTAAAATCGGCTATTATACGCAGGATCATGAGGAGATGGATGAATCAGTAAAGGTGATTGAATATATAAAAGAAGTCGCTGAAGTGATTTCAACGGCGGACGGAGAACAGATTACAGCTGAACAGATGCTTGAGCGGTTCCTTTTTCCAAGACCGCAGCAATGGACCTATATTAAACGTCTTTCCGGTGGGGAACGGCGCAGACTCTATCTACTGCGTGTATTAATGAGCGAGCCTAACGTTCTGTTTCTCGATGAGCCTACAAATGATCTTGATACTGAAACGTTGAGTGTTCTTGAAGGCTATTTGGAACAATTCCCCGGGGTAGTCATTACCGTTTCACACGATCGTTATTTCTTAGACCGGATCGTTGATAAACTGTTGGTATTTGAAGGGGAAGGGGTTATTGAATCCTTCTATGGGAATTACTCAGAACTTATTGAACGAAGACAGCTTTTGAAAAAAGAAGAAACCAAACAAGATAAAAGTGAGTCCTCAGAGCAAGAACAAACGCGAAGGTCGAATCGCAAGCGTAAATTATCCTACCGGGAGAAACAAGAGTGGGAGACGATTGAAGATGACATCACAGCCATCGAAGAGGAGATCGAGGATACTGACAGAAAGATTGCTGAAGCAGCAAGTGACTATAACAAAGTCGAGGAGCTATTTCAAACTAAACAAGACTTAGAGGATAAGCTGGAGACGAAGATGAATCGTTGGGAAGAGCTATCCTTAATTGTAGAAGAGGCGGAGGAATGA
- a CDS encoding alanine/glycine:cation symporter family protein: MEEIISTLNGWMWGYILVAALLGLGLYFTIRLNFAQFRYIPEMFRVLFDKRAISADGKKGTSPFQAFTISTASRVGTGNLAGVAAAISVGGPGAVFWMWMVAILGGASSFIESTLAQIYKIPDKDQYRGGPAYYMEKGLNNRMLGIIFAITITFTYGLVFSSVQSNTIRLAFERSFDIERWTMGIILTILTALIIFGGLKRIAQVTQVVIPIMAIFYIILAGYVLIVNLPQLPEMIGMIFQGAFGFREIAGGTFGGMILVGVKRGLFSNEAGMGSAPNAAATSEVSHPVKQGLIQTLGVFTDTLLICSATAVIILFSGEYVTTDLDGVQLTQLAFETQLGRWAAIFIAVAIFLFAFSSIIGNYYYGETNIEFIKESTTGMFIYRLAVLAMVLFGAVAEFGLVWSLADLTMGIMALINLYAIFRLSKVAYAALKDYSRQRKEGKDPVFYQDHLPGVKGMEYWRRDQSNEKEQ; this comes from the coding sequence ATGGAAGAAATAATATCCACGCTAAATGGCTGGATGTGGGGATACATTCTTGTTGCAGCACTTTTAGGGCTTGGTCTTTATTTTACTATTCGTCTGAATTTTGCCCAATTTCGTTATATCCCTGAAATGTTCCGCGTTTTATTTGATAAGCGGGCGATATCAGCTGACGGAAAGAAAGGTACATCCCCATTCCAGGCATTTACCATCAGTACAGCATCCCGTGTAGGAACAGGGAACTTAGCGGGTGTAGCCGCGGCAATATCCGTTGGTGGTCCTGGAGCCGTATTCTGGATGTGGATGGTGGCGATCCTTGGCGGTGCTTCGAGTTTTATCGAGAGTACCCTGGCTCAGATATATAAAATACCTGATAAAGATCAATACCGGGGTGGCCCAGCCTATTATATGGAAAAAGGGCTTAACAACCGAATGCTGGGAATCATCTTTGCCATAACAATTACGTTTACATACGGCCTAGTGTTTAGCTCTGTACAATCTAATACGATCAGGCTGGCATTTGAACGATCTTTTGATATAGAGCGATGGACGATGGGCATTATCCTAACTATTCTTACTGCTCTCATTATTTTCGGCGGTCTGAAACGGATTGCTCAAGTGACCCAGGTTGTTATCCCGATCATGGCGATTTTCTATATTATCCTGGCAGGATATGTGCTAATCGTAAATCTGCCACAGCTTCCTGAAATGATTGGGATGATTTTTCAAGGGGCTTTTGGTTTTAGAGAAATAGCCGGCGGAACCTTTGGCGGGATGATCTTAGTCGGAGTTAAACGTGGTTTATTCTCCAACGAAGCCGGAATGGGTAGTGCACCGAACGCAGCTGCAACCTCAGAGGTATCACACCCAGTCAAACAGGGCTTAATCCAAACCCTTGGCGTTTTCACCGATACTCTCTTGATCTGCAGTGCAACAGCTGTCATCATCCTGTTCTCAGGGGAGTACGTGACTACGGATCTCGATGGTGTCCAGTTGACACAATTAGCCTTTGAAACACAGTTGGGACGATGGGCAGCGATCTTTATTGCTGTTGCCATTTTCTTATTTGCCTTTAGTTCTATCATTGGGAACTACTATTATGGAGAAACCAATATTGAGTTCATTAAGGAAAGTACAACCGGCATGTTCATTTACCGCCTGGCTGTGCTGGCAATGGTATTATTCGGAGCTGTAGCCGAATTTGGTCTCGTTTGGTCACTGGCTGATTTGACAATGGGAATTATGGCATTGATCAACCTCTATGCGATTTTCAGGTTGTCTAAAGTAGCTTATGCTGCATTGAAAGACTACAGTAGACAGAGGAAGGAAGGAAAAGACCCTGTCTTTTACCAGGATCATTTACCTGGCGTCAAAGGGATGGAATATTGGCGCAGAGATCAATCAAATGAAAAAGAACAGTAA
- a CDS encoding acyl-CoA thioesterase codes for MEAKPCIDSLAVKNSHVLPPDTNSHGTLFGGKLMAYIDDVAAIASVRHCRQPVVTASTDSVDFLQPVFEGDTICLEAFVTWTHNTSMEVFVKAITENLLTGERKVCTTAFLSMVAVDEHNKPTPVPPVYPESKEEKWLHEGAGKRREQRNLRRKESKELAEMFGTGLPWKSDE; via the coding sequence ATGGAAGCTAAACCTTGCATTGATTCATTAGCCGTAAAGAATTCACACGTACTCCCGCCAGATACAAATAGTCATGGGACGTTATTTGGAGGGAAGTTGATGGCCTATATTGATGATGTGGCAGCAATTGCCTCTGTAAGGCATTGCCGCCAGCCGGTTGTTACGGCCTCTACTGATTCAGTAGATTTCCTGCAGCCCGTATTTGAAGGCGATACGATTTGTCTAGAAGCTTTTGTAACGTGGACTCACAACACCTCAATGGAAGTGTTCGTTAAAGCCATTACGGAAAATTTACTTACGGGTGAAAGAAAAGTATGTACAACAGCGTTTCTTTCCATGGTAGCTGTTGATGAACATAACAAGCCGACTCCGGTTCCACCGGTCTATCCGGAATCGAAGGAAGAAAAATGGCTCCATGAAGGTGCAGGTAAACGCCGTGAACAGCGTAATTTGAGGAGAAAAGAATCCAAGGAACTTGCTGAAATGTTCGGAACAGGGCTACCGTGGAAGTCGGACGAATAG
- a CDS encoding sensor histidine kinase — MKLLYQLNAAFTAIIIVIMSLTAFFIYSLLMDLLVQDELRQLEGRAEVLKNIANEQNPSERVAQLSKFIQDSNFPMLLFDRYGEEVLFSTLPAETAKTWVENYDGELIEEEVWESHRGESYVVYDLGFEPSSSGMILVIATPFDDLQVVQAIFAGRMIGVFFIGLMLAIIMGYFLTKKLVTPLTRLKQEVKKIEKRQFSQVQTVKASGEIKEVEQSVRQMAYELERYITSQKQFFQNASHELKTPLMAIQGYAEGIRDGVFEKEAAEKGLTVVVSETERLKKIVNEMILLAKLDSNEDVYHAEETNVIDVINQAKDRLVPLARERDIELRLEADGTFHTFVDRERILQAFINMIGNGVRHANHEVILRSYIEGDVLRVLVTDDGDGIPEELLPHLFERFIKGKQGETGLGLAISRAIVQRSGGTIQAYNNESQNGATFEMKLTKRMSSDEK, encoded by the coding sequence ATGAAGCTCCTGTATCAGTTGAATGCTGCATTTACTGCGATTATTATTGTCATTATGTCGCTTACAGCTTTTTTTATCTATTCTTTGCTGATGGACTTGCTTGTGCAGGATGAATTGAGACAGCTGGAAGGCCGTGCTGAAGTGCTAAAAAATATTGCAAATGAGCAGAATCCTTCAGAGAGAGTGGCTCAACTATCGAAATTCATTCAGGACAGTAATTTTCCTATGTTATTATTCGATCGTTACGGTGAAGAAGTTTTATTCAGTACACTTCCAGCTGAAACGGCCAAAACGTGGGTTGAAAACTATGACGGTGAGCTCATTGAGGAAGAAGTGTGGGAAAGCCATCGGGGTGAAAGCTATGTAGTATATGACTTAGGTTTTGAGCCTAGCAGTAGCGGTATGATCTTAGTGATTGCGACTCCATTTGATGACCTGCAAGTTGTACAAGCTATTTTTGCAGGGCGAATGATCGGTGTCTTCTTTATAGGGTTGATGCTTGCCATTATTATGGGTTACTTTTTAACAAAAAAACTCGTTACTCCGCTTACGCGATTGAAGCAGGAAGTAAAGAAAATTGAAAAGCGGCAGTTTTCTCAAGTTCAGACAGTAAAAGCGAGTGGAGAGATAAAAGAGGTAGAACAAAGTGTCCGGCAAATGGCTTATGAACTGGAACGTTATATTACCTCACAAAAACAGTTTTTCCAAAATGCTTCCCATGAACTAAAAACCCCGTTGATGGCTATTCAAGGGTACGCAGAAGGGATTCGTGATGGTGTTTTTGAAAAGGAGGCAGCCGAAAAAGGGCTTACGGTCGTTGTTAGTGAGACAGAACGGTTGAAGAAGATTGTCAATGAGATGATTTTGTTAGCCAAGCTTGATAGCAATGAGGATGTGTACCACGCAGAAGAAACGAATGTGATCGATGTCATCAATCAGGCAAAGGATCGTCTAGTCCCTCTTGCCAGGGAAAGGGATATCGAATTACGTCTTGAAGCAGATGGTACCTTTCACACGTTTGTGGACAGGGAGCGTATCCTTCAGGCCTTCATTAATATGATTGGAAATGGTGTCCGTCATGCCAATCATGAAGTGATCCTTCGTTCCTATATTGAGGGGGATGTACTGCGGGTTCTTGTAACTGATGATGGAGACGGCATACCAGAAGAGCTTCTGCCACACTTATTTGAACGGTTTATTAAAGGGAAACAAGGGGAAACAGGTCTTGGGTTGGCGATTTCACGTGCAATTGTTCAACGCAGTGGTGGGACCATCCAGGCCTATAATAATGAGAGTCAAAACGGGGCAACCTTTGAAATGAAATTAACGAAAAGGATGTCATCAGATGAAAAGTGA
- a CDS encoding response regulator transcription factor, with protein MDQTIGLVEDDANIRDIVTGYLAKEGFKVKALETAETAWELFEGEPPDLWVLDLMLPGMDGYEFCKKVRQTSEVPIVIISAKDEEVDKIIGLELGGDDYLTKPFSPRELVARVKRHLKRWEVMKPEKEGSAELIQAGELTLNDAERSAYFQETEIEVTTKEFEMLKILAEQENRAFSREELLVQVWGDDYFGSDRAVDDLVKRLRKKMKDLPLETVWGHGYRLRSNRSSS; from the coding sequence ATGGATCAAACAATTGGTTTAGTCGAAGATGATGCCAATATCCGTGACATTGTCACAGGCTATTTAGCGAAAGAGGGATTTAAAGTCAAGGCGCTTGAAACAGCGGAAACAGCCTGGGAGCTGTTTGAAGGAGAGCCGCCTGACTTATGGGTGCTTGATCTTATGCTTCCTGGTATGGATGGCTACGAATTTTGCAAAAAAGTACGGCAGACATCCGAGGTGCCGATTGTGATTATCTCAGCGAAAGATGAAGAAGTTGATAAAATAATAGGACTTGAATTAGGCGGCGATGACTATTTAACAAAACCCTTCAGCCCAAGGGAACTGGTAGCAAGAGTGAAGCGTCATTTAAAACGGTGGGAAGTGATGAAGCCGGAAAAGGAAGGATCCGCTGAACTTATACAAGCCGGAGAACTTACCTTAAACGATGCGGAGCGAAGTGCCTATTTCCAGGAGACGGAAATAGAGGTGACGACAAAGGAGTTTGAAATGTTAAAAATCCTCGCTGAACAGGAAAACCGTGCTTTTAGCAGAGAGGAACTGCTTGTTCAGGTTTGGGGCGATGATTACTTTGGCAGTGACCGGGCCGTCGATGATTTAGTGAAGCGTCTTCGAAAAAAAATGAAAGACCTCCCATTAGAAACGGTCTGGGGTCATGGCTATCGGCTCAGGTCGAACAGGAGTTCATCATGA
- a CDS encoding S1C family serine protease, with product MNDENNKKPKQHYKRSGLAYGVLGAIIAVFFITTVFQWQGISININTSKPTAQADELQLGKTQEAVTQAVNETEESVVAVSNIQESPRGLQKAGTGSGVIYKKDGDQAYIVTNHHVVANASEIEVILSDGTKVKAELKGSDPLTDLAVLQIDSEHVEGVAELGSSEDVEVGQTAIAIGNPLGMEFAGSVTKGIVSGLNRDIPVDINGDQQPDWQTEVIQTDAAINPGNSGGALVNLQGEVIGINSMKIAKKEVEGIGFAIPMSVVKPVIKDLETQGSVQRPYMGISLKDVSEVPSPILERELNLPGSVQYGVIVAGVEKGTPAADANLQKYDVITKIDDEKVKSLMSLRQYLYKEAKIGEQVELTVYRNGEPMKVSLELSSQ from the coding sequence ATGAATGATGAGAATAACAAAAAACCTAAACAGCACTATAAACGATCCGGTTTAGCTTATGGAGTATTAGGAGCTATTATAGCAGTGTTTTTTATAACAACTGTATTCCAATGGCAGGGGATCTCGATAAACATCAATACGAGTAAACCTACTGCCCAAGCTGATGAGTTACAACTAGGTAAAACTCAGGAAGCCGTAACACAGGCCGTCAATGAAACAGAAGAGTCTGTTGTAGCTGTAAGCAATATTCAGGAAAGTCCCCGCGGTTTACAAAAAGCCGGCACTGGATCTGGGGTCATTTACAAGAAAGACGGCGATCAAGCTTATATTGTGACCAACCATCACGTAGTAGCCAATGCTTCTGAAATTGAAGTGATTTTAAGTGATGGTACAAAAGTTAAAGCCGAATTGAAAGGCAGTGACCCACTAACAGACCTAGCCGTTTTACAAATAGATAGCGAACATGTCGAAGGGGTTGCAGAACTAGGGTCATCCGAAGACGTAGAGGTTGGCCAAACAGCCATAGCAATCGGTAACCCGCTTGGCATGGAATTCGCTGGTTCAGTCACTAAAGGAATTGTCAGTGGTCTTAACCGTGATATTCCAGTAGATATTAACGGAGACCAACAGCCAGACTGGCAAACCGAGGTGATTCAGACCGATGCCGCTATTAACCCAGGAAATAGCGGTGGGGCACTGGTTAATCTTCAAGGTGAAGTCATAGGAATTAATTCTATGAAGATCGCTAAAAAAGAAGTAGAAGGCATCGGCTTCGCTATTCCGATGAGTGTGGTCAAGCCAGTCATTAAAGACCTGGAAACTCAAGGAAGCGTGCAGCGACCTTACATGGGTATATCCCTGAAGGATGTAAGTGAAGTTCCGAGTCCCATTCTTGAAAGAGAATTGAACCTGCCAGGCAGCGTCCAGTATGGTGTTATCGTTGCCGGGGTGGAAAAGGGGACTCCTGCAGCTGATGCTAATCTACAAAAGTATGACGTGATTACAAAAATTGACGACGAGAAAGTAAAATCGCTCATGAGTTTACGCCAATACCTTTATAAGGAAGCCAAGATTGGCGAACAGGTAGAACTGACCGTTTACCGAAATGGTGAACCGATGAAAGTTTCACTCGAACTTTCCTCCCAATAA
- the cls gene encoding cardiolipin synthase: MIFLPYVLSVILILNVLLALAIIFLERRDASSTWAWLMVLLFIPIAGFFLYLIFGRKLSKKEIFTWDKKSRLGLLTAVQDQLRSIKDHTLKVYHEDIVPYEDLIYMQLKNNDALLTQDNEVEIFTDGQKKFHALLEDLEQAQEHIHLLYYIVRDDQLGQRLADVLVRKAEQGVEVKLLYDDMGSRKLRRKYIRRIEEAGGMVETFFPPLIPKLNMKINYRNHRKLAIIDGKIGYIGGFNIGDEYLGYSKRFGYWRDTHVRIKGGAVNNMQTRFILDWNHASRDDIFYDERYFQAEAEGDVGVQIISSGPDSDWEQIKNGYIKMIMSAKEYVYIQTPYFIPDDSLLDAMRIAVLSGVDVRIMIPNKPDHPFVYWATYSNIGELLKAGATVYIYQKGFLHAKTLIVDGNIASVGTANIDVRSFRLNFEVNAFLYHPKIAHVLADRFHEDITDSTKLTFKLYKNRSTWIKFKEAIARLLSPIL; this comes from the coding sequence GTGATTTTTCTCCCTTACGTATTAAGTGTAATCCTCATATTAAACGTGCTTTTGGCACTGGCTATTATCTTCCTTGAACGCCGGGATGCAAGCTCAACCTGGGCTTGGTTAATGGTTCTTCTCTTCATTCCAATTGCAGGCTTTTTTCTATATTTAATATTTGGACGGAAATTAAGTAAAAAAGAAATCTTTACCTGGGATAAGAAGAGCCGTTTAGGGCTTTTGACAGCAGTCCAGGACCAGCTCCGTTCCATTAAAGACCATACGTTAAAAGTTTACCATGAAGATATTGTTCCATATGAAGATTTAATCTATATGCAATTGAAAAATAATGACGCACTGCTTACACAAGACAATGAAGTGGAAATTTTTACTGATGGTCAGAAGAAATTTCATGCCTTACTTGAAGATCTTGAACAGGCACAAGAACACATCCATCTTCTTTACTACATTGTCCGTGATGACCAATTAGGACAGCGGCTGGCTGATGTCCTTGTTAGGAAAGCGGAACAAGGTGTAGAGGTGAAGCTGCTGTATGACGATATGGGCTCAAGAAAATTGAGGCGTAAATATATAAGAAGAATTGAAGAAGCAGGCGGAATGGTCGAGACCTTCTTTCCGCCGCTGATTCCTAAACTAAATATGAAAATTAACTATCGTAACCATCGCAAACTGGCTATCATTGATGGCAAAATTGGTTATATCGGCGGATTTAACATTGGAGACGAATACTTAGGGTATAGTAAGCGTTTTGGATACTGGCGTGATACCCATGTTCGTATTAAAGGCGGGGCTGTGAACAATATGCAGACCCGATTTATTTTAGACTGGAACCATGCCTCAAGGGATGATATTTTTTATGATGAACGCTATTTTCAAGCGGAAGCTGAGGGGGATGTTGGCGTCCAAATCATCTCAAGCGGCCCGGATTCAGACTGGGAACAGATTAAGAATGGATATATCAAAATGATTATGTCTGCAAAAGAATACGTTTATATCCAGACACCTTATTTCATTCCCGATGATAGTTTGCTGGATGCCATGAGAATTGCTGTCTTATCAGGTGTTGACGTGCGGATTATGATTCCTAATAAACCTGATCATCCCTTCGTTTATTGGGCAACGTATTCCAACATCGGAGAATTGTTAAAGGCGGGAGCAACTGTTTATATTTATCAAAAAGGCTTTCTACATGCGAAAACCCTTATTGTGGACGGCAATATCGCTTCAGTGGGTACAGCTAACATTGATGTACGCAGTTTCCGATTAAACTTTGAAGTGAATGCTTTTTTATACCATCCGAAGATTGCACACGTGTTAGCAGACCGATTTCATGAAGATATTACCGATTCAACTAAATTGACCTTTAAGTTATATAAGAATCGCTCAACATGGATTAAATTTAAAGAAGCGATAGCAAGACTGTTATCACCCATTCTCTAA
- a CDS encoding transcription repressor NadR: MSDSKLKAKERRDYILTLLKERDEPLTGSSIAKEMHVTRQVIVGDVSLLKASGEPIVATSQGYVYLTKMNSAPKFKRTIVCCHSAEQTEAELTIMVDHGVKIEDVVVEHPVYGDLTARLNISNRRDVQRFIDQVNSTKASFLLELTDGIHTHTISADQIEALDEAEKELASKGILLELK; encoded by the coding sequence TATTAACTTTATTAAAGGAACGGGACGAACCTCTTACAGGAAGTTCTATTGCCAAAGAAATGCACGTGACCAGGCAGGTGATTGTGGGAGACGTTTCTCTGTTGAAAGCTAGTGGTGAGCCCATTGTAGCAACGAGTCAAGGGTATGTTTACTTAACAAAAATGAATTCAGCTCCTAAGTTTAAACGAACAATTGTCTGTTGTCACTCCGCTGAACAAACCGAGGCAGAACTGACGATTATGGTGGATCATGGGGTGAAGATAGAGGATGTCGTTGTAGAGCATCCAGTTTATGGTGATCTAACGGCTCGTTTAAACATTTCAAATCGCCGCGATGTTCAGCGTTTTATAGATCAGGTCAATTCTACAAAAGCGTCGTTTTTACTTGAGTTAACAGATGGAATTCATACACATACTATCTCGGCAGATCAAATCGAAGCGTTAGATGAAGCAGAAAAGGAACTCGCTTCTAAGGGTATTTTATTGGAACTTAAATAA